From a single Nitrospirota bacterium genomic region:
- a CDS encoding methyltransferase has product MTTMTAKERVMKFLNGEKVDRPPIFSGMGNVIKPVLDKNNIVFSRVHRDPELMAKAAAGMYREFGYECAVVPFDLGVEAEALGAKMNYYDEVEGLLYPTVKEKSVVTVEDIKIPADLKNAGRIPVITGAIKALRRELGNDVAIGTYVLGPFTLAGQVKELDQLFEDSFLEPEKTGKLLEKLSEVVIQVFKIYQEAGADYFTLREMGGTSDVMSPKSFKSLIKPHLVRILSEMPRPSILHICGDTNAIITDMAECGADAVSVDQKNRIAETRQKLGDKAIILGNFDPIKVLHKGAASDVGPAVLDALKNGASAVWPGCDLWPEVPQENMDALMKALKNVQK; this is encoded by the coding sequence ATGACCACTATGACAGCAAAAGAGAGAGTAATGAAATTCCTCAATGGGGAGAAGGTAGACCGACCCCCGATATTCAGCGGCATGGGCAATGTGATCAAGCCTGTCCTTGACAAGAACAACATTGTCTTTTCAAGAGTGCACCGTGACCCTGAACTTATGGCTAAGGCAGCCGCAGGCATGTATCGGGAGTTCGGCTACGAATGTGCGGTCGTTCCTTTTGATCTTGGCGTCGAGGCAGAAGCTCTCGGCGCGAAGATGAACTACTATGACGAGGTCGAAGGCCTTCTCTACCCGACCGTAAAAGAGAAGTCGGTCGTGACCGTGGAAGATATCAAGATCCCGGCTGACCTGAAGAATGCCGGCAGGATCCCGGTCATTACCGGCGCGATCAAGGCCCTTCGCAGGGAGTTAGGCAATGATGTTGCCATCGGGACCTACGTGCTTGGCCCGTTCACTCTTGCGGGACAGGTTAAGGAACTCGACCAGCTTTTTGAGGATTCGTTCCTTGAGCCGGAGAAGACCGGCAAACTGCTTGAGAAGCTTTCGGAAGTCGTCATACAGGTCTTTAAGATCTACCAGGAGGCAGGCGCTGATTATTTTACCCTGAGAGAGATGGGGGGGACATCAGACGTTATGAGCCCCAAGAGCTTCAAGAGCCTTATCAAGCCCCACCTGGTCAGGATCCTTTCGGAAATGCCGAGGCCCAGTATCCTCCATATCTGCGGCGACACCAATGCGATCATCACCGATATGGCCGAGTGTGGTGCTGATGCGGTCAGTGTTGATCAGAAGAACCGCATTGCGGAGACACGGCAGAAACTCGGCGACAAGGCGATCATACTCGGCAATTTCGACCCCATCAAGGTCCTCCATAAAGGTGCTGCGAGTGACGTCGGCCCGGCAGTGCTCGATGCGCTCAAAAACGGTGCAAGTGCCGTATGGCCTGGCTGCGACCTCTGGCCTGAGGTCCCGCAGGAAAATATGGATGCATTAATGAAGGCGCTGAAAAACGTGCAGAAATAA